A part of Labrys wisconsinensis genomic DNA contains:
- a CDS encoding cyclase family protein, whose amino-acid sequence MDTSLFDRAGLGKALAAAGKIDLTHPLAEGMPTWPTHPSFEQRAVSSIENGDASCNHALCLSEHTGTHFDAPAHFIRHGLAIDRIPPGRFFGRMATIDGRAVGADGAAGPELVLAWERQHGPIEAEDAVFFHFGWDRLWSDAAAFRAHWPGLAPETAQLLRRRDVRAVGSDCLSVDPAPSTGFEAHRILLGAGVLIGENFNNLGLLPPLCTLIALPLPIAGGSGSPLRAIALV is encoded by the coding sequence GTGGACACATCCCTGTTCGATAGGGCCGGGCTCGGCAAGGCGCTGGCGGCGGCGGGCAAGATCGACCTCACCCATCCCCTCGCCGAGGGCATGCCGACCTGGCCGACCCATCCCAGCTTCGAGCAGCGCGCCGTCTCCTCGATCGAGAACGGCGACGCGAGCTGCAACCATGCGCTCTGCCTCAGCGAGCATACCGGCACGCATTTCGACGCGCCGGCCCATTTCATCCGTCACGGGCTTGCCATCGACCGCATCCCGCCCGGCCGCTTCTTCGGCCGGATGGCGACGATCGACGGGCGGGCCGTCGGAGCGGACGGCGCCGCCGGGCCCGAGCTGGTGCTGGCCTGGGAACGGCAGCATGGCCCGATCGAGGCGGAAGATGCCGTGTTCTTCCATTTCGGCTGGGACCGGCTGTGGTCCGACGCCGCCGCCTTCCGCGCGCACTGGCCGGGCCTGGCTCCCGAGACGGCCCAGCTGCTGCGCCGGCGCGACGTCCGGGCGGTCGGGTCGGACTGCCTGTCGGTCGACCCGGCGCCGTCGACGGGCTTCGAGGCCCATCGCATCCTGCTCGGCGCCGGCGTCCTGATCGGCGAGAACTTCAACAATCTCGGCCTGCTGCCGCCGCTCTGCACCCTCATCGCCCTGCCCCTGCCGATCGCTGGCGGCTCGGGCTCGCCGCTGCGGGCGATCGCCCTGGTCTGA
- a CDS encoding ABC transporter permease, with amino-acid sequence MPDAIARPRPLAWRALADAWLPLIVLAAMLAAIGMLRPGVFGMFGLNLLFKLSVPLILAALSQMLVVALGDIDLSTGAFIGFVTCVCAVHLDAEPLTAAALLLAGIGAYALVGALIQLRRLPSIIVTLGTSFVWTGCAVLVLPAPGGVAPAWLTAIPRLSMPLLPLPLWIAAGLALVGHLVVMKSSLGVLVRGAGGNPRAMTRAGWSVLRLRVGIYAAAGACNVAAGLALSALTTSGAPNIAPAYTLLSIAAVILGGGSFVGGIVSPAGTVVGAMTLSLVGSVLTFLSVPPVWQIGAQGLILVAVLFGRVLTRGRA; translated from the coding sequence ATGCCTGACGCGATTGCCCGCCCGCGCCCCCTGGCCTGGCGCGCCCTGGCCGATGCCTGGCTGCCGCTGATCGTGCTGGCGGCCATGCTGGCGGCGATCGGCATGCTGCGCCCGGGCGTGTTCGGCATGTTCGGGCTGAACCTTTTGTTCAAGCTCTCGGTGCCGCTGATCCTCGCCGCGCTCAGCCAGATGCTGGTGGTGGCGCTCGGCGACATCGACCTCTCCACCGGCGCCTTCATCGGCTTCGTCACCTGCGTCTGCGCGGTGCACCTCGACGCCGAGCCGCTCACCGCCGCCGCGCTGCTGCTGGCCGGCATCGGCGCCTATGCGCTGGTCGGCGCGCTGATCCAGCTGCGGCGGCTGCCTTCGATCATCGTCACGCTCGGCACCTCCTTCGTCTGGACCGGCTGCGCCGTCCTCGTCCTGCCGGCGCCCGGCGGCGTGGCGCCGGCCTGGCTGACCGCGATCCCGCGCCTCTCGATGCCGCTGCTGCCGCTGCCCCTGTGGATCGCCGCGGGTCTGGCCCTCGTCGGCCACCTCGTGGTCATGAAGTCCTCGCTCGGCGTGCTCGTGCGCGGCGCCGGCGGCAATCCCCGCGCCATGACCCGGGCCGGCTGGTCGGTGCTGCGGCTGCGCGTCGGCATCTACGCCGCGGCCGGTGCCTGCAACGTCGCGGCCGGCCTGGCGCTCTCGGCCCTCACCACCTCGGGCGCGCCCAACATCGCGCCGGCCTACACCCTGCTCTCCATCGCCGCGGTCATCCTCGGCGGCGGCAGCTTCGTCGGCGGCATCGTCTCGCCCGCCGGCACCGTGGTCGGGGCCATGACGCTGTCGCTGGTCGGCTCGGTGCTGACCTTCCTCAGCGTGCCGCCGGTCTGGCAGATCGGCGCCCAGGGCCTGATCCTGGTGGCGGTGCTGTTCGGCCGCGTGCTGACGAGGGGCCGGGCATGA
- a CDS encoding SMP-30/gluconolactonase/LRE family protein: protein MSCYQTIDRRFGDLIDPVAFLETIHTGNRWAEGPVYFADLRSLIWSDIPNDRMLRWDEESGTVSLFRGHVANPNGNTRDREGRLVTCMQGERRVVRTEWDGSITVLADSFGGKRLNSPNDVVVKSDGSIWFSDPNYGIISDYVGRKGVQEQPGCRVYRIDPRSGRIAVVADDFSMPNGLAFSPDEKHLYISDSGFLTDRNAPHHVRVFDVVDDKLTNSRLFAEISPGIPDGFRVDIAGNLWISAWDGVQCHTPDGDLIGKILVPEIVANVVFGGPRHNRLFITATTSVYAVFLNIQGLKYQFGA, encoded by the coding sequence ATGTCCTGCTACCAGACCATCGACAGGCGATTTGGCGACCTCATCGATCCCGTCGCCTTCCTCGAAACCATCCATACGGGAAACCGCTGGGCCGAAGGGCCGGTCTATTTTGCCGATCTCCGCTCGCTGATCTGGAGCGATATTCCCAACGATCGCATGCTGCGCTGGGACGAGGAGAGCGGCACGGTCTCGCTCTTCCGCGGCCACGTCGCCAATCCGAACGGCAATACCCGCGACCGGGAGGGCCGGCTCGTCACCTGCATGCAGGGCGAGCGTCGCGTGGTCCGCACCGAATGGGATGGTTCGATCACCGTCCTCGCCGACTCGTTCGGCGGCAAGCGGCTGAACTCGCCCAACGACGTCGTGGTCAAGTCGGACGGCAGCATCTGGTTCAGCGACCCGAACTACGGCATCATCTCCGACTATGTCGGCCGAAAGGGGGTCCAGGAGCAGCCTGGCTGCCGCGTCTACCGCATCGACCCTCGGTCCGGCCGGATCGCGGTCGTCGCCGACGATTTCTCGATGCCGAACGGCCTCGCCTTCTCGCCCGACGAGAAGCATCTCTACATCTCCGACTCCGGCTTCCTGACCGACCGCAATGCCCCTCACCATGTCCGGGTGTTCGACGTGGTGGACGACAAATTGACAAATTCTCGCTTGTTCGCCGAAATCTCGCCCGGAATTCCGGATGGCTTTCGCGTCGATATCGCCGGCAATCTCTGGATCAGCGCCTGGGACGGCGTTCAGTGCCACACGCCGGACGGTGACTTGATCGGCAAGATCCTGGTGCCGGAAATCGTCGCTAACGTGGTCTTCGGCGGGCCGCGCCACAACAGGTTGTTCATAACGGCGACGACTTCGGTCTACGCGGTCTTTTTGAATATCCAGGGCTTGAAGTACCAGTTCGGTGCCTGA
- a CDS encoding GntR family transcriptional regulator, translating into MIQTRPAAEPAAALDPRLPMAVQVHALLKREILTLQLRPSEALSEKELSLKLGVSRTPVREALIKLAEEGLVDILPQRGSFVAPIRVAEVMEAQFIREALEVAVVRRAAEQSTAALVERLEASLQRQRRAIEAGEHEAFLRLDEAFHHLLSDGVLLPRSWKVIHNVKGQLDRVRFLSLPEPGHLETLQAQHAAIVTAVRIRDPDLAAEHMRAHLQEVFGSVRLLLRDQPHLFV; encoded by the coding sequence ATGATCCAGACCCGACCGGCCGCCGAGCCCGCCGCCGCGCTCGACCCGCGGCTGCCGATGGCCGTGCAGGTGCATGCGCTGCTCAAGCGCGAGATCCTGACGCTGCAGCTCAGGCCCAGCGAGGCGCTGAGCGAGAAGGAGCTGTCGCTGAAGCTCGGGGTCAGCCGCACGCCGGTGCGCGAGGCGCTGATCAAGCTGGCGGAGGAAGGGCTGGTCGACATCCTGCCCCAGCGCGGCAGCTTCGTCGCGCCGATCCGGGTGGCGGAGGTGATGGAGGCCCAGTTCATCCGCGAGGCCCTGGAGGTCGCCGTGGTGCGCCGCGCAGCCGAGCAGAGCACCGCCGCCCTGGTCGAGCGCCTGGAGGCGAGCCTGCAGCGCCAGCGCCGCGCCATCGAGGCCGGCGAGCACGAGGCCTTCCTGCGGCTCGACGAGGCCTTCCATCACCTCCTCAGCGACGGCGTGCTGCTGCCGCGCTCGTGGAAGGTGATCCACAACGTCAAGGGCCAGCTCGACCGGGTGCGCTTTCTCAGCCTGCCCGAGCCGGGGCACCTGGAGACGCTGCAGGCCCAGCACGCCGCCATCGTCACGGCCGTGCGCATCCGCGATCCCGACCTCGCCGCCGAGCACATGCGCGCGCATCTGCAGGAGGTGTTCGGCTCGGTGCGGCTGCTGCTGCGCGACCAGCCGCACCTGTTCGTCTGA
- a CDS encoding LysR family transcriptional regulator has protein sequence MDTKQLQVFIAVGSAGSFSKAALDLNVTQPMITRHIRGLEEELGVELFYRNGRGVVLTEAGALLKAHADEIVERMRLAKNAVSNLKSSPKGRLVLGVPPSVGTVLTVPLVKKIKNEFPNVALQVIEGFSGHILEWLIAGRIDAAVLYNAPSHPSVLTEPLADDELFLIGPVLPERVLPPGPVGLNVFAELPMILPSRPHGLRRLIDNILTERGIYPRIEMELEAMPSTLLLVEEGTGYTVLPYASVHLLVQAGRLEVWPFDPPITRKLILATFSQRPMSSTFRPLFRTVRTELRDIISAHIWKPMT, from the coding sequence TTGGACACGAAGCAGCTTCAGGTCTTCATCGCCGTCGGGTCGGCCGGCAGCTTTTCCAAAGCTGCCCTCGATCTGAACGTCACGCAGCCGATGATCACCCGCCACATACGCGGACTGGAGGAAGAGCTCGGGGTCGAGCTCTTCTACCGCAACGGGCGGGGCGTCGTCTTGACCGAAGCCGGCGCTCTTCTCAAGGCCCATGCCGACGAGATCGTCGAGAGGATGCGGCTTGCGAAGAACGCGGTTTCCAATCTCAAGTCCTCGCCCAAGGGGCGACTCGTGCTCGGCGTGCCGCCTTCGGTCGGCACTGTGCTGACGGTGCCCCTGGTCAAGAAGATCAAGAACGAGTTCCCGAATGTCGCATTGCAGGTGATCGAGGGGTTCAGCGGACATATCCTTGAATGGCTGATCGCCGGCCGCATCGACGCCGCCGTGCTCTACAATGCGCCGAGCCATCCTTCCGTGCTGACGGAGCCGCTGGCCGACGATGAACTGTTCCTCATCGGTCCGGTGCTGCCGGAACGCGTCCTTCCGCCCGGTCCGGTCGGCCTCAATGTCTTCGCGGAACTGCCGATGATCTTGCCCAGCCGGCCGCATGGCTTGAGGCGCCTGATCGACAACATTCTGACGGAGCGTGGCATCTATCCCCGGATCGAGATGGAGCTGGAGGCCATGCCGTCGACCTTGCTGCTGGTGGAGGAAGGCACCGGCTACACGGTGCTTCCCTATGCATCCGTGCATCTTCTGGTCCAGGCCGGACGCTTGGAAGTCTGGCCTTTCGATCCGCCGATCACCCGCAAGTTGATCCTCGCGACATTCTCGCAGCGGCCGATGTCTTCCACCTTCCGTCCTCTTTTCCGTACAGTGCGCACCGAGCTCAGAGACATCATCTCGGCGCATATCTGGAAACCGATGACTTGA
- a CDS encoding bifunctional diguanylate cyclase/phosphodiesterase: MFKVFTCVTEQHDLRLVALAALVCALSSFTAVTLLHHVRRSGGRLGRLWLQVAAAACGFGIWATHFIAMLAFSPGLPSGYSVPLTALSLGAAIALTGLGFAIALAKRLPAAAALGGAAVGGGIAAMHYTGMAAFRVAGTITWDPVLVGLSILLGGLLGAAALQVALSGRTLRWKLAGAALLTLAICGHHFTAMGAVSIMPDGTIAVPESALPPAWLAIAVAVASLAILLFAAAGLALDVDRHHAEREVERMRGLVNAAVEGLVVCSEETIITVNDSFAALVGAAAASLSETSLSEWFRDAAMRLRLPGRPGQAVETMLIRRDGSAIPVELILRPVTFAGRPHQAIAVRDLRERKKAEQHINFLAHHDALTGLPNRSSFNEMLDRAIETAGGTGRHLAVLCLDLDRFKEVNDLFGHAAGDELLQRVAACVTTILHDGETMARLGGDEFAVLAPDLAGPAAAGALAERILGALLAENEHSTTSAFVSSSIGIALYPDDASDRTGLLIHADTALYRAKNEGRCTYRFFEAAMGVQVTARRMIEHELRQALARQGLFLVYQPQTRVDSGETVGFEALVRWRNEAGEDVPPSLFIPIAEESGTILPIGEWVLRTACREAAGWSQPLGIAVNVSPVQIHNAGFARVVHEILLETGLTPQRLELEITETALIRDLNRALATLRQLKALGVRIAMDDFGTGYSSLSNLRAFPFDKIKIDGSFIKAVDSNDQAATIVRAVLGLGKGLGLPVLAEGVETPGELRFLNAEMCTEAQGYLLGRPARIEQFRHLTEGEARRGVHEPDRALRARLYAVSP; the protein is encoded by the coding sequence ATGTTCAAGGTCTTCACGTGCGTCACCGAGCAGCACGACCTGCGCCTCGTCGCCCTGGCCGCGCTCGTCTGCGCCCTGTCCTCGTTCACGGCGGTGACTCTGCTGCACCATGTGCGCCGGTCCGGCGGCCGCCTGGGGCGCCTCTGGCTCCAGGTTGCCGCGGCCGCCTGCGGCTTCGGCATCTGGGCGACGCATTTCATCGCCATGCTGGCCTTCTCGCCGGGCCTGCCGAGCGGCTATTCCGTGCCGCTGACGGCGCTGTCGCTCGGCGCAGCGATCGCGCTGACCGGGCTCGGCTTCGCCATCGCCCTGGCAAAGCGCCTGCCGGCCGCAGCGGCGCTGGGCGGGGCGGCGGTCGGCGGGGGCATCGCCGCCATGCACTATACCGGCATGGCGGCCTTCCGCGTGGCCGGCACCATCACCTGGGACCCGGTGCTGGTGGGCCTGTCCATCCTGCTCGGCGGGCTCCTCGGCGCCGCGGCGCTGCAGGTCGCCCTGAGCGGCCGCACGCTGCGCTGGAAGCTCGCCGGCGCCGCCCTGCTCACGCTGGCGATCTGCGGCCACCATTTCACCGCCATGGGCGCCGTCTCCATCATGCCGGACGGCACGATCGCGGTGCCGGAATCGGCGCTGCCGCCGGCATGGCTCGCCATCGCCGTGGCCGTGGCGAGCCTCGCCATCCTGCTCTTCGCCGCCGCCGGGCTGGCGCTCGACGTCGACCGCCACCATGCCGAGCGCGAGGTCGAGCGCATGCGCGGCCTGGTCAACGCCGCGGTCGAGGGCCTGGTCGTCTGCAGCGAGGAGACCATCATCACGGTGAACGACAGCTTCGCCGCCCTGGTCGGGGCGGCCGCGGCCAGCCTGTCGGAGACATCCCTGTCGGAGTGGTTCCGCGACGCCGCCATGCGGCTGCGCCTGCCCGGCCGGCCGGGCCAGGCGGTCGAGACCATGCTCATCCGGCGCGACGGCTCGGCCATTCCGGTGGAGCTGATCCTGCGGCCGGTCACCTTCGCGGGCCGGCCCCACCAGGCCATCGCGGTGCGGGACCTGCGCGAGCGCAAGAAAGCCGAGCAGCACATCAACTTCCTGGCGCACCACGACGCCCTGACCGGGCTGCCGAACCGGTCCTCCTTCAACGAGATGCTCGACCGGGCGATCGAGACGGCCGGCGGCACAGGCCGGCACCTGGCGGTGCTGTGCCTCGATCTCGACCGGTTCAAGGAGGTCAACGACCTGTTCGGCCATGCGGCGGGCGACGAGCTGCTGCAGCGGGTGGCGGCCTGCGTCACCACGATCCTGCACGACGGCGAGACCATGGCCCGGCTCGGCGGCGACGAGTTCGCCGTGCTCGCGCCCGACCTCGCCGGCCCGGCCGCTGCCGGCGCGCTGGCCGAGCGCATCCTGGGGGCCCTGCTGGCCGAGAACGAGCACTCGACCACCTCCGCCTTCGTGTCGAGCAGCATCGGCATCGCCCTCTATCCCGACGACGCGTCGGACCGCACCGGCCTCCTGATCCATGCCGACACGGCGCTCTACCGCGCCAAGAACGAGGGGCGCTGCACCTATCGCTTCTTCGAGGCGGCGATGGGCGTCCAGGTCACCGCGCGGCGCATGATCGAGCACGAGCTCAGGCAGGCTCTGGCGCGCCAGGGCCTGTTCCTGGTCTACCAGCCCCAGACCCGGGTCGACAGCGGCGAGACCGTCGGCTTCGAGGCCCTGGTGCGCTGGCGCAACGAGGCGGGCGAGGACGTGCCGCCGAGCCTGTTCATCCCCATCGCCGAGGAGAGCGGCACCATCCTGCCGATCGGCGAATGGGTGCTGCGCACCGCCTGCCGCGAGGCCGCCGGCTGGTCGCAGCCGCTCGGCATCGCCGTCAACGTCTCGCCGGTGCAGATCCACAATGCCGGCTTCGCCCGGGTGGTGCACGAGATCCTGCTGGAGACCGGCCTCACGCCGCAGCGGCTGGAGCTGGAGATCACCGAGACCGCCCTGATCCGCGACCTCAATCGCGCCCTGGCGACGCTGCGCCAGCTCAAGGCGCTCGGCGTGCGCATCGCCATGGACGATTTCGGCACCGGCTATTCCTCGCTGTCGAACCTGCGGGCCTTCCCGTTCGACAAGATCAAGATCGACGGCTCCTTCATCAAGGCGGTCGACAGCAACGACCAGGCCGCGACCATCGTCCGCGCCGTGCTCGGCCTCGGCAAGGGGCTCGGCCTGCCGGTGCTGGCGGAGGGCGTCGAGACCCCGGGCGAGCTGCGCTTCCTCAACGCGGAGATGTGCACCGAGGCCCAGGGCTATCTCCTCGGCCGGCCGGCCCGGATCGAGCAGTTCCGCCACCTCACCGAGGGCGAGGCGCGCCGGGGCGTGCACGAGCCCGACCGGGCCCTGCGGGCCAGGCTCTATGCCGTGTCGCCATGA
- a CDS encoding ABC transporter substrate-binding protein → MSGKTWQPRAGRRGLRPCAGLLAAASIAALAAGPAFAADGVAGGDTSAKKIAFSNSFAGNSFRQVMVKSWEQVTAQAIKDKIIAGATVVSANNNVTEQAAQVQNMILEGYNAIAILAGSDTALNGVVKDACDAGIVVVAFAGIVTEPCAYVVDYNWSSYGAQEVEHVAKALGGKGNLLEIRGIAGDSVDKAISEGIHAAAAKYPGLTIVGTVYGQWTATTAQKEVATILPSLPKVDAVVDQGGDGFGAANAFKAAGRPMPIIIMGNRQDELAWWQKEKAANGYSTFSISATPSVSQVAFWVAQQILAGKTVPKKIEVPLLRIDDSTAQAWLEATPEGGVANPQYSQDLVVEMIDANANGTPLPVIPAPK, encoded by the coding sequence ATGAGCGGGAAGACATGGCAGCCGCGCGCCGGCAGGCGCGGTCTGAGGCCCTGCGCGGGGCTGCTGGCGGCGGCAAGCATCGCGGCCCTGGCCGCAGGCCCGGCGTTCGCCGCCGACGGCGTCGCCGGCGGCGACACCAGCGCCAAGAAGATCGCGTTCAGCAATTCCTTCGCCGGCAACTCGTTCCGCCAGGTGATGGTCAAGAGCTGGGAGCAGGTGACGGCGCAGGCGATCAAGGACAAGATCATCGCCGGCGCCACCGTGGTCAGCGCCAACAACAACGTCACCGAGCAGGCCGCCCAGGTCCAGAACATGATCCTGGAGGGCTACAACGCCATCGCCATCCTGGCCGGCTCCGACACGGCCCTCAACGGCGTGGTCAAGGACGCCTGCGACGCCGGCATCGTCGTGGTCGCCTTCGCCGGCATCGTCACCGAGCCCTGCGCCTATGTCGTCGACTACAACTGGTCGTCCTACGGCGCCCAGGAGGTCGAGCACGTCGCCAAGGCGCTCGGCGGCAAGGGCAACCTCCTGGAGATCCGCGGCATTGCCGGTGATTCCGTCGACAAGGCGATCAGCGAGGGCATCCATGCCGCGGCCGCCAAATATCCCGGCCTGACGATCGTCGGCACGGTCTACGGCCAGTGGACGGCGACCACCGCGCAGAAGGAGGTCGCCACCATCCTGCCCTCGCTGCCCAAGGTCGATGCGGTGGTCGACCAGGGCGGCGACGGCTTCGGCGCCGCCAACGCCTTCAAGGCCGCCGGCCGGCCGATGCCGATCATCATCATGGGCAACCGCCAGGACGAGCTCGCCTGGTGGCAGAAGGAGAAGGCCGCCAACGGCTACAGCACCTTCTCGATCTCGGCGACGCCGAGCGTGTCGCAGGTCGCCTTCTGGGTCGCCCAGCAGATCCTGGCCGGCAAGACGGTGCCGAAGAAGATCGAGGTGCCGCTCCTGCGCATCGACGATTCCACCGCGCAGGCCTGGCTCGAGGCCACGCCCGAGGGCGGCGTCGCCAACCCGCAATACAGCCAGGACCTGGTGGTTGAGATGATCGACGCCAACGCCAACGGGACGCCGCTCCCGGTCATCCCGGCCCCGAAGTGA
- a CDS encoding ABC transporter permease encodes MRRLRAAVADPAMLGFAAAALLWAATVALARGQGGLETLAVALSFAIFAVTVGTGQMFVIASGPGNIDLSSPAVLTLAAYVAMDAMHGADALLPLGLVLAVGVGLLAGVGNFVLIRSLAIPPIIATLASSFVLQSLAMNAGGESTIKPPPLLADFTVLHLFGVQVLLVLGIAGSILAQLVIGRTIFGRHLLAAGQNERAARLAGVPAGRIRLIAYVVSGGLAGLAGFLLAGFTGGAALNMGDSYLMESVAVAVLGGTSVAGGRANAIGIWGAALFLSLLATLLNASGVDAGWRFILSGLTIVAVVCFASDRA; translated from the coding sequence ATGAGGCGTCTGCGCGCGGCCGTCGCCGATCCCGCCATGCTCGGCTTTGCCGCCGCGGCGCTGCTCTGGGCGGCGACCGTCGCGCTCGCCCGCGGGCAGGGCGGCCTGGAGACATTGGCGGTGGCGCTGTCCTTCGCCATCTTCGCGGTGACGGTCGGCACGGGGCAGATGTTCGTCATCGCCTCGGGCCCGGGCAATATCGACCTGTCGAGCCCGGCGGTGCTGACGCTCGCCGCCTATGTCGCCATGGACGCCATGCACGGCGCCGACGCCCTGCTGCCGCTCGGCCTCGTCCTGGCGGTCGGGGTCGGCCTCCTCGCCGGCGTCGGCAATTTCGTGCTGATCCGCAGCCTCGCCATCCCGCCGATCATCGCCACGCTGGCTTCGAGCTTCGTGCTGCAGTCGCTGGCGATGAATGCCGGCGGGGAATCCACCATCAAGCCGCCACCGCTGCTGGCCGATTTCACCGTGCTGCACCTGTTCGGGGTCCAGGTGCTGCTGGTGCTCGGCATCGCCGGGTCGATCCTGGCGCAGCTGGTCATCGGCCGCACCATCTTCGGCCGGCACCTGCTCGCCGCCGGCCAGAACGAGCGGGCGGCGCGGCTCGCCGGCGTGCCGGCGGGGCGCATCCGCCTCATCGCCTATGTCGTCTCCGGCGGCCTGGCCGGCTTGGCCGGCTTCCTGCTCGCCGGCTTCACCGGTGGCGCCGCCCTCAACATGGGTGACTCCTACCTGATGGAATCGGTCGCCGTCGCCGTGCTCGGCGGCACCAGCGTCGCCGGCGGGCGCGCCAACGCCATCGGCATCTGGGGCGCGGCGCTGTTCCTCAGCCTGCTCGCCACGCTGCTCAATGCGTCAGGCGTCGATGCCGGCTGGCGCTTCATCCTGTCGGGTCTGACCATCGTCGCCGTGGTCTGCTTCGCCTCGGACAGGGCATGA
- a CDS encoding sugar ABC transporter ATP-binding protein codes for MSGAADATATEPGRPTAVTARGIAKAFGPVKALTGADLEVGAGEVIGLVGHNGAGKSTLMNLIAGGLVRDAGELVIAGHPIGPDHSPRAAQAIGVRCVFQELSLCPNLDVAENTRVFHPALSGWSWRRRATRIIGESLAAIFPGHGIDLRAKVGTLPIAMRQMIEVARGFSVADDPLRLVILDEPTSALDERRAAELLRHVRRVAALGVSVILVTHRLNEIFEVADRIVVMRDGAVVAEQPASSLTRADLVALMGGAEDGPAARTGGDGAASGDILVSLPAAGPGAVAIEARAGEIVGFAGLDGHGQREALRALNRPGAGREATAFVAGDRQADGVFPLWSIAQNLSLCALAGLRRGHLISARAEAELAQDWRRRIDIRAADLDRPILTLSGGNQQKVLFARALAAQAPVVLLDDPMRGVDVGTKQEVYRLIRAEAGRGRSFVWYSTELDELSHCDRVYVFREGRAVACLPAAAVSAAAIIEASFGGGRHGHA; via the coding sequence GTGAGCGGAGCTGCCGACGCGACGGCGACCGAGCCCGGCCGGCCGACCGCCGTGACGGCGCGCGGCATCGCCAAGGCCTTCGGGCCGGTCAAGGCGCTCACCGGCGCCGACCTTGAGGTCGGGGCCGGCGAGGTGATCGGGCTGGTCGGCCACAACGGCGCCGGCAAGTCGACGCTGATGAACCTCATCGCCGGCGGCCTCGTCCGCGACGCCGGCGAGCTCGTCATCGCCGGCCACCCGATCGGCCCGGACCACTCGCCGCGTGCGGCCCAGGCGATCGGCGTGCGCTGCGTGTTCCAGGAGCTGTCGCTCTGCCCCAATCTCGACGTGGCCGAGAACACCCGCGTCTTCCATCCCGCGCTGTCCGGCTGGTCCTGGCGCCGGCGGGCGACGCGGATCATCGGCGAGAGCCTCGCGGCGATCTTTCCCGGCCACGGCATCGATCTCAGAGCCAAGGTCGGCACGCTGCCGATCGCCATGCGCCAGATGATCGAGGTGGCGCGCGGCTTCTCCGTCGCCGACGACCCGCTCCGCCTGGTCATCCTCGACGAGCCGACCTCGGCGCTCGATGAGCGGCGCGCCGCCGAGCTGCTGCGCCATGTCCGCCGCGTGGCTGCGCTCGGGGTCAGCGTCATCCTCGTCACCCATCGCCTCAACGAGATCTTCGAGGTCGCCGACCGCATCGTCGTCATGCGCGACGGCGCGGTCGTCGCCGAGCAGCCGGCATCGAGCCTCACCCGCGCCGACCTGGTCGCGCTGATGGGCGGTGCCGAGGACGGGCCGGCGGCGCGGACCGGCGGCGACGGCGCGGCGTCCGGCGACATCCTGGTGTCGCTGCCGGCGGCCGGGCCCGGTGCCGTGGCGATCGAGGCCCGGGCGGGCGAGATCGTCGGCTTCGCCGGGCTCGACGGCCACGGCCAGCGCGAGGCGCTGCGCGCCCTCAACAGGCCGGGCGCCGGGCGCGAGGCCACCGCCTTCGTCGCCGGCGACCGCCAGGCCGACGGTGTCTTCCCGCTCTGGTCGATCGCGCAGAATCTGTCGCTCTGCGCCCTGGCCGGGCTGCGCCGCGGCCATCTCATCTCCGCCCGCGCCGAGGCCGAGCTGGCGCAGGACTGGCGCCGGCGCATCGACATCCGCGCCGCCGACCTCGACCGGCCGATCCTCACCCTCTCCGGCGGCAACCAGCAGAAGGTGTTGTTCGCCCGGGCCCTCGCCGCGCAGGCGCCGGTCGTGCTGCTCGACGACCCCATGCGCGGGGTCGACGTCGGCACCAAGCAGGAGGTCTACCGCCTGATCCGGGCCGAGGCCGGGCGGGGCCGCAGCTTCGTGTGGTATTCCACCGAGCTCGACGAATTGTCCCATTGCGACCGCGTCTATGTCTTCCGCGAGGGCCGCGCCGTCGCCTGCCTGCCGGCGGCGGCGGTCAGCGCCGCCGCCATCATCGAAGCCTCGTTCGGCGGAGGCCGCCATGGCCATGCCTGA